One Streptomyces sp. SAI-135 DNA segment encodes these proteins:
- a CDS encoding histidine kinase, producing MSTVSADETVPEPPVFPGRRWLLPSAVIHEFDPADARPGRRPRRTARDWLVDFSCFLVAVVIGLLAADAVGDNPHVSRTAAELDQLLGALACAAVWLRRRLPLGLAVATIPLSVLSDTAGGACMIAVFSLAVHRPFRYVAWVAGANIALVPLIYRLRPDADLPYLVSVVLAVVLVAAVVGWGLLVRSKRQLMFSLRDRARRAETEARLRAEQAQRLAREAIAREMHDVLAHRLTLLSVHAGALEFRPDAPREEVARAAGVIRESAHEALQDLREIIGVLRAADHDDTGRPQPTLAALDTLVAESREAGMKVVLDSRVADPAAVPASVGRTAYRVAQEGLTNARKHAPGTEVAVTVTGGPGEGLTVSVRNPPPDGEVPPVPGSGQGLIGLTERATLAGGRLEHGVEEDGAFGVRAWLPWG from the coding sequence TTGTCGACCGTGAGCGCTGACGAGACGGTTCCCGAGCCCCCGGTCTTCCCCGGCCGGCGCTGGCTGCTGCCGTCCGCCGTCATCCATGAGTTCGACCCCGCCGACGCGCGGCCCGGACGGCGCCCCCGGCGCACCGCGCGCGACTGGCTCGTCGACTTCTCCTGCTTCCTCGTGGCCGTCGTCATCGGCCTGCTCGCCGCGGACGCCGTCGGCGACAACCCGCACGTGTCGCGCACCGCGGCCGAACTGGACCAACTGCTCGGCGCGCTCGCCTGCGCGGCCGTATGGCTGCGCCGCCGCCTGCCGCTCGGCCTCGCCGTGGCCACGATCCCGCTCAGCGTGCTCTCGGACACCGCCGGCGGCGCCTGCATGATCGCCGTCTTCTCCCTCGCCGTGCACCGCCCCTTCCGTTACGTCGCCTGGGTGGCCGGCGCCAACATCGCCCTCGTCCCCCTCATCTACCGGCTGCGGCCCGACGCGGACCTGCCGTACCTCGTGTCTGTCGTCCTCGCCGTGGTGCTGGTCGCCGCCGTCGTCGGCTGGGGCCTGCTCGTGCGATCCAAACGGCAGCTCATGTTCAGCCTGCGCGACCGGGCCCGGCGCGCCGAGACCGAGGCACGGCTGCGGGCCGAGCAGGCGCAGCGGCTCGCCCGGGAGGCCATCGCGCGCGAGATGCACGACGTCCTCGCACACCGGCTGACCCTGCTCAGCGTCCACGCGGGCGCCCTGGAGTTCCGTCCGGACGCGCCCCGGGAGGAGGTCGCGCGGGCGGCCGGTGTCATCCGGGAGAGCGCGCACGAGGCGCTCCAGGACCTGCGGGAGATCATCGGCGTGCTGCGGGCCGCGGACCACGACGACACGGGCCGCCCCCAGCCGACCCTGGCCGCGCTCGACACTCTGGTCGCCGAGTCCCGGGAGGCCGGCATGAAGGTCGTCCTCGACAGCCGGGTCGCCGACCCCGCCGCCGTCCCCGCCTCCGTGGGACGCACCGCCTACCGCGTCGCCCAGGAGGGCCTCACCAACGCCCGCAAGCACGCCCCCGGCACGGAGGTCGCGGTCACCGTCACCGGCGGTCCGGGCGAGGGCCTCACCGTGTCCGTCCGCAACCCCCCGCCCGACGGCGAGGTGCCGCCCGTCCCCGGTTCGGGACAGGGACTGATCGGCCTCACCGAGCGCGCCACGCTCGCCGGGGGCCGGCTGGAGCACGGGGTGGAGGAGGACGGGGCGTTCGGGGTGCGGGCCTGGCTGCCGTGGGGGTGA
- a CDS encoding response regulator transcription factor, whose protein sequence is MTAIRLLLVDDDPLVRAGLSLMLGGAEDIEIVGEAADGTQVEAAVDRTRPDVVLMDIRMPAVDGLTATERLRRRPDAPQVVVLTTFHADEQVLRALRAGAAGFVLKDTPPAEILAAVRRVAAGDPVLSPAVTRQLMDHAAGSAADTRRARARERMTALNDREREVAVAVGQGLSNAEIAAALYMSVATVKTHVSRVLAKLDLNNRVQIALLAYDAGLLEQSEQTEPDGH, encoded by the coding sequence ATGACTGCGATCAGACTCCTCCTCGTCGACGACGACCCCCTGGTGCGGGCCGGTCTGTCCCTGATGCTGGGCGGGGCCGAGGACATCGAGATCGTCGGGGAGGCGGCGGACGGCACCCAGGTCGAGGCCGCCGTCGACCGGACCCGTCCGGACGTCGTCCTCATGGACATCAGGATGCCGGCCGTGGACGGCCTCACGGCCACGGAGCGGCTGCGCCGCCGCCCCGACGCCCCGCAGGTCGTCGTCCTGACCACCTTCCACGCCGACGAGCAGGTCCTGCGCGCCCTGCGCGCGGGCGCCGCAGGGTTCGTCCTCAAGGACACCCCGCCCGCCGAGATCCTCGCCGCCGTGCGCCGGGTCGCGGCCGGCGACCCCGTCCTGTCGCCCGCCGTCACCCGCCAGCTGATGGACCACGCGGCCGGCTCCGCCGCCGACACCCGGCGGGCACGCGCGCGTGAGCGCATGACCGCCCTCAACGACCGCGAACGGGAAGTCGCCGTCGCCGTCGGGCAGGGCCTGTCCAACGCCGAGATCGCCGCCGCCCTCTACATGAGCGTCGCCACCGTCAAGACGCACGTCTCCCGTGTCCTGGCCAAGCTCGACCTCAACAACCGGGTGCAGATCGCGTTGCTGGCGTACGACGCGGGACTTCTGGAGCAGTCCGAGCAAACCGAGCCGGACGGGCACTAG
- a CDS encoding cytochrome P450, whose product MTDAVIDLGEYGEAFLADPHAVYAELREQGPVHRVRPPGSDADYSTWLVVGHEEARAALADQRLSKDGRKIGALFHDEELIGRHLLGSDPPEHTRLRGLVARAFTMRRVEQLRPRIQEITDDLLDVMLPHGRADLVRSLAYPLPITVICELLGVPEMDRTEFRKLSTEVVAPTSPESSYDAVLRLGAYLKELIEDKRCAGPSDDLLGDLIRTTASDGDRLSPSELRGMAFLLLIAGHETTVNLITNGVHALLTHPDQLAVLRADMSLVDGAVEETLRYEGPVENATFRYAAEPLEIAGRAIAQGDPVMICLSAADRDGSRYPAPDRFDIRRDPRGHLAFGHGIHYCLGAPLARLEARTAIHTLLDRAPALTLDGPPGEWLPGMLIRGVRSLPVRW is encoded by the coding sequence ATGACCGACGCAGTGATCGATCTCGGGGAGTACGGCGAGGCGTTCCTTGCCGACCCGCACGCCGTGTACGCCGAGTTGCGCGAGCAGGGGCCCGTGCACCGGGTGCGGCCGCCCGGCTCCGACGCCGACTACTCGACCTGGCTCGTCGTCGGGCACGAGGAGGCGCGCGCGGCACTCGCCGATCAGAGACTGTCCAAGGACGGCCGCAAGATCGGGGCGCTGTTCCACGACGAGGAGCTGATCGGCCGCCACCTGCTGGGCAGCGACCCGCCCGAGCACACCCGGCTGCGGGGCCTGGTCGCCCGGGCCTTCACCATGCGCCGCGTCGAGCAACTGCGGCCCAGGATCCAGGAGATCACCGACGACCTCCTCGACGTGATGCTGCCGCACGGCCGCGCCGACCTGGTGCGGTCCCTCGCCTACCCGCTGCCGATCACCGTGATCTGCGAGCTCCTCGGCGTGCCCGAGATGGACCGCACCGAGTTCCGGAAGCTGTCCACGGAGGTCGTGGCGCCCACCAGCCCGGAGAGTTCGTACGACGCCGTCCTGCGCCTCGGCGCGTATCTGAAGGAACTCATCGAGGACAAGCGGTGCGCCGGACCGAGCGACGACCTGCTCGGCGACCTCATCCGCACCACCGCCTCCGACGGCGACCGGCTCTCCCCGTCGGAACTGCGCGGCATGGCCTTCCTGTTGCTGATCGCGGGCCACGAGACCACGGTCAACCTCATCACCAACGGCGTGCACGCCCTGCTCACCCACCCGGACCAACTCGCCGTCCTGCGCGCCGACATGAGCCTCGTCGACGGGGCCGTCGAGGAGACACTGCGCTATGAGGGGCCGGTGGAGAACGCGACGTTCCGTTATGCGGCCGAGCCCCTGGAGATAGCGGGACGGGCCATAGCCCAGGGCGACCCCGTGATGATCTGCCTGAGCGCGGCGGACCGGGACGGCTCCCGTTACCCGGCCCCGGACCGCTTCGACATCCGCCGCGACCCCCGCGGCCACCTGGCGTTCGGCCACGGCATCCACTACTGCCTCGGCGCCCCCCTGGCCCGCCTGGAGGCCCGCACGGCGATCCACACCCTCCTGGACCGAGCCCCCGCCCTCACCCTCGACGGCCCCCCGGGGGAGTGGCTGCCGGGCATGCTGATCAGGGGCGTGCGGAGTCTGCCGGTGCGCTGGTAG
- a CDS encoding Gfo/Idh/MocA family oxidoreductase — protein MRIGVIGTGRIGTIHANTLSRHREVGSLILTDADGARAQELAHRLGETAAPGVDEIFKWGVDAVVITTATSAHAELIGRAARSGLPVFCEKPIALDLPGTMQAIAEVETAGTVLQMGFQRRFDAGYTGAREAVRSGRLGRLHTVRALTSDQAPPPAEWLPLSGGLYRDTLIHDFDILRWVTGHEIVDVYAAGSDAGPPMFRAAGDVDTAAAVLTLDDGTLATATATRLNGAGYDVRMELAGERDQVVVGLDDRTPIASTEPTGPPAADKPWTGFLERFGPAYEAELAAFIEVVRGERANPCDGREALQALRVAEACEISRRERRAVRLAELPGSTSASAF, from the coding sequence TTAATCCTCACGGACGCGGACGGGGCACGGGCCCAGGAACTCGCGCACCGCCTCGGGGAGACCGCGGCCCCGGGCGTCGACGAGATCTTCAAATGGGGCGTGGACGCCGTGGTCATCACCACGGCCACGTCCGCCCACGCCGAGCTGATCGGCCGGGCGGCGCGCTCGGGCCTGCCGGTGTTCTGCGAGAAGCCCATCGCGCTCGACCTGCCCGGCACGATGCAGGCCATCGCCGAGGTGGAGACCGCCGGGACGGTTCTGCAGATGGGTTTCCAGCGGCGTTTCGACGCGGGCTACACCGGTGCGCGGGAGGCGGTGCGCTCGGGGCGGCTCGGACGGCTGCACACCGTGCGGGCGCTCACCTCCGACCAGGCGCCGCCGCCGGCGGAGTGGCTGCCGCTGTCCGGGGGGCTGTACCGGGACACGCTGATCCACGACTTCGACATCCTGCGCTGGGTGACCGGGCACGAGATCGTCGACGTGTACGCGGCCGGGTCCGACGCCGGTCCGCCGATGTTCCGGGCCGCGGGGGACGTCGACACCGCGGCGGCCGTGCTCACCCTCGACGACGGGACCCTCGCGACGGCCACGGCCACGCGGCTGAACGGGGCCGGGTACGACGTGCGCATGGAGCTCGCCGGGGAGCGGGACCAGGTCGTGGTGGGTCTGGACGACCGCACGCCGATCGCGTCCACGGAGCCCACCGGGCCGCCCGCGGCGGACAAGCCGTGGACGGGGTTCCTGGAGCGGTTCGGACCGGCCTACGAGGCCGAACTGGCCGCGTTCATCGAGGTGGTCCGGGGTGAACGGGCGAACCCCTGCGACGGGCGCGAGGCATTGCAGGCGCTGCGGGTCGCCGAGGCCTGTGAGATCTCCCGCCGTGAACGCAGGGCCGTACGTCTGGCGGAGCTCCCGGGCAGCACGAGCGCGTCCGCGTTCTGA